From a single Oreochromis niloticus isolate F11D_XX linkage group LG4, O_niloticus_UMD_NMBU, whole genome shotgun sequence genomic region:
- the dnaaf19 gene encoding dynein axonemal assembly factor 19, with translation MSQRDVIDFSALERELQVVVESERRHQRENDAKLRAVSQRASYDQFRDLVLACHMKPLEKKDKDSAPRKQPWNPVARSNK, from the exons ATGTCACAGCGTGACGTCATCGACTTCTCTGCGTTGGAGAGAGAGCTGCAGGTGGTGGTTGAGTCTGAGCGGCGACATCAGCGTGAGAACGACGCCAAGCTGAGAGCCGTCAGCCAGAGAGCGTCCTACGACCAGTTCAG AGACCTGGTCCTGGCCTGCCACATGAAGCCTCTGGAGAAGAAAGATAAAGACAGCGCACCGCGGAAACAGCCCTGGAACCCCGTCGCCCGGAGCAACAAGTGA